Within the Sphingobacteriales bacterium genome, the region TTGTTGAAATTGCTGAATGTTTCGAAAGAGCTCATGAACTTGGTATGGCTACTGTTTTGTGGTGTTATACCCGTAATGACGCCTTTAAAAAAGACGGTGTTGATTATCACACTTCAGCCGATCTGACCGGACAGGCCAATCATCTGGGCGCTACCATTCAGGCCGACATTATTAAACAAAAGCTTCCCACCAACAATGGTGGATTTAAAGCCATAGGTTTTGGGAAAACACATGCAAAAATGTACACCGACTTGGTCAGCGAACATCCTATTGACCTCTGCCGCTATCAGGTTGCTAATAATTATATGGGCAGGGTAGCACTCATTAATTCAGGTGGCGAATCAAAAGGTGCTTCCGATCTGGCAGAAGCTGTGGCCACTGCCGTCATTAATAAAAGAGCAGGTGGTAGCGGTCTAATCTCCGGAAGAAAAGCTTTCCAGAAGCCAATGGATGAAGGGATTAAATTACTTAATGCCATTCAGGATGTTTACCTTTGCAAGGAAATCACCCTGGCTTAGCTGAAAAATCATGGCTAAATGGTATCAGAAAATCACCGAGGGTATTCCTTCCGGTAAAATTTTTAAAAAGTCATTTGACCAGGCCAAAGATGATAAATGTCCCGCTTGTGGAATTAAGCACGACAATCAGGCTTTAGCTGAAAACTTTTATGTCTGCCAGTGTGGTTTTCATTATAAAATAACTTCATTTGATTATTTCGATGGCCTTTTCGGTGAAAAGGCTTACACCTTATTGTTTGAAAATATACAACCTGTTGATATTCTTGGTTTTACTGACCGTATTTCTTACAACTCCCGTTTAACAAAAGTCCGGCAAAGCACCGGGCTCAATGAGGCCATCAACATCGCAACCGGAAAATGTGACAATTTTGACCTGCTTGCAGGAGCCATGGATTTTAATTTCATAGGTGGGACTATGGGTTCTGTGGTGGGTGAAAAAATAAGACTGGCAAGTAATTACTGCATTGAACACAATATGCCGCTTCTTCTGATTTCACGCTCGAGCGGGGCACGACTCATGGAAGGCATGTTCTCGCTGATGCAAATGGTCAAAACCACTCTCGCTGTTTCAAAACTGGATGAGCATAGAATTCCTTTCATCTCTTACCTGATCAATCCGGTAATGGGCGGAGTTACTGCATCTTATGGGATGATTGCCGATTTTGTCATTGCTGAACCACGTTCCCTGATCGGTTACACCGGCCCGAGAATTATTAAGGAATCCATTGGTAAAGAGCCTCCAAATGATTTTCAGAAGTCCGAATTTCTACTTAAAAATGGCTTTATTGATATGATTATCAACCGAAATGAGCTTAAACCTACTATCATTAAGCTCATTAATCTGATCAGAAATTGAACAGT harbors:
- a CDS encoding fructose-bisphosphate aldolase (catalyzes the formation of glycerone phosphate and D-glyceraldehyde 3-phosphate from D-fructose 1,6-bisphosphate) — its product is VEIAECFERAHELGMATVLWCYTRNDAFKKDGVDYHTSADLTGQANHLGATIQADIIKQKLPTNNGGFKAIGFGKTHAKMYTDLVSEHPIDLCRYQVANNYMGRVALINSGGESKGASDLAEAVATAVINKRAGGSGLISGRKAFQKPMDEGIKLLNAIQDVYLCKEITLA
- a CDS encoding acetyl-CoA carboxylase carboxyl transferase subunit beta; amino-acid sequence: MAKWYQKITEGIPSGKIFKKSFDQAKDDKCPACGIKHDNQALAENFYVCQCGFHYKITSFDYFDGLFGEKAYTLLFENIQPVDILGFTDRISYNSRLTKVRQSTGLNEAINIATGKCDNFDLLAGAMDFNFIGGTMGSVVGEKIRLASNYCIEHNMPLLLISRSSGARLMEGMFSLMQMVKTTLAVSKLDEHRIPFISYLINPVMGGVTASYGMIADFVIAEPRSLIGYTGPRIIKESIGKEPPNDFQKSEFLLKNGFIDMIINRNELKPTIIKLINLIRN